Part of the Gammaproteobacteria bacterium genome is shown below.
GCGACTTCCACCGTCGCCGCCACGATCCCGATCGCGGTGCTAGTCGGACTTTACATGCGCAACATCCGGCCCGGGCGCATCCTGGAAGGGTCGCTGATCGGAGTAAGCCTGCTGTTGCTGGCGGTGATCGGCGGCGGCTGGGTAGATCACCATCCAACCTTAAGTGGCTGGTTCGACCACGGCGGCGTGACCCTGGCCTGGTGCGTCATCGGTTACGGCTTCTGCGCCGCCGTGCTGCCCGTATGGTTGTTGCTGGCGCCGCGCGATTATCTCTCCACGTTCATGAAATTGGGGACGATTTTTCTGCTGGCCATCGCCATCGTAATTCTGCGCCCCGAGATCGAAATGCCCGCGGTAACGCGGTTCGTCGACGGCACCGGCCCGATCTTCGGCGGCGAGGTCTTTCCGTTCGTGTTTATTACCATCGCCTGCGGCGCGGTGTCAGGCTTTCACGCGCTCATCTCTTCCGGAACCACGTCGAAGTTGCTGGCGAACGAGCGAGATATCCGCATGATCGGTTACGGCAGCATGGCGCTGGAATCATTCGTAGGCATCATGGCGATGATTGCCGCCTGTGTGCTGGATCCGGGTGTGTTTTTCGCCATCAACAGCCCGGCTGGCGTGGTTGGCGCCACGGCGCGGGAAGCGGTGAACGCGATTTCTGCCTGGGGCTTCCCCGTCACTGTCGCGCAAATGGAGGAGCTGGCGCGTGAGATGGGCGAGACGACTCTGTTTGCACGCACCGGGGGGGCGCCCTCGCTGGCGGTCGGCATGGCCAGTATCTTCGGCAGTGCGTTTGGCGATCGGTTACTGGCGGTCTGGTATCACTTCGCGATCATGTTCGAGGCGCTGTTCATTTTGACCGCGCTGGATGCTGGCACGCGGGTAGGGCGGTTCATGTTGCAGGATCTGCTCGGTAACCTGTGGAAGCCGCTGAGTCAGACCTCGTGGTATCCGTCGGTGTTGCTGACCAGCGGGCTGGTGGTCGGGGCGTGGGGGTATTTTCTGTACATCGGCGTTATCGACCCGAACGGTGGCGTGAATATTCTGTGGCCGTTGTTCGGGATTTCCAACCAGATGCTGGCGGCGATAGCGCTGAGCGTGGCGACCGGTATTCTGGTGAAATCCGGCAAGCTTAAATATGCCTGGGTGACGGGGGCGCCACTCGCATGGCTGGCCATCATTACCACCACCGCGGCCTGGCAGAAGATCGCGAGCGACGATCCGGGCGTAGGCTTTTTGGCTGGCGCCAGCGAGCTGGCCGCACAGTTGAGATCCGGTGCGTTACCGCTCGAGGAGGCCGCGGTCGCACCGCAACTCATATTCAATCAACGGCTGGACGCGGGCCTAACTGTATTTTTTGTCATTGTCGTGTGGGTAATTATTATTGATATGTTGCGTCTGTGCTATCGACACATACAGGGTATGCCAGTGCGCCCGCTCACCGAAACGCCGCATGCCCCGACTCGACTTACAGAAAGGAGCACTGCCTGAGCGGCTCGATATGTCAGGAAAAGTGCTATTCGCTATCTGGCAATTTATCCGTGAACTATCGGGAGACGATGCTTACGAGCGCTACTTGCGACACTGCGAGCGCAATCATCCGGAGCAAGCGCCGTTAAGCCGCAGGGCATTCTGGGATGGGCAGCTCGACAGAAAATGGAGTGGCGTGAACCGATGCTGCTAGCCGGGGCAGGCTCTACGGCGTAATCGTCCTCACATAATCTAATGTGGCGCGTGATTCAGGACTACTAACCAGGATCGCCCGCAGGTGCGCACGGGCGATCGTTAGCAATTTTACTGTAGAAGATTGACCTCCAAAGTCGCATCAGCCGCTGCTTTCATACCCAGAAATGGAAAAATCATCTGCAACGCCGGATTCGAATTCCATCACAGAATTGTCCACTGAACCTTTTAGCATGTAGCCACTTGCCGTGC
Proteins encoded:
- a CDS encoding carbon starvation protein A, which produces MNPSVMAALGWVTVAILGASAIGGIALHRGESINAIWFILAALCVYAIAYRFYSAWIAAKVLALDGTRATPAERFDNGRDFVPTNRWIVFGHHFAAIAGPGPLIGPTLAAQFGYLPGTLWILAGAVLGGCVQDMVVMWCSTRRDGRSLGQMARDELGPVGGAAALSGTMLIMIILIAVLGLVVVNAMKHSPWATSTVAATIPIAVLVGLYMRNIRPGRILEGSLIGVSLLLLAVIGGGWVDHHPTLSGWFDHGGVTLAWCVIGYGFCAAVLPVWLLLAPRDYLSTFMKLGTIFLLAIAIVILRPEIEMPAVTRFVDGTGPIFGGEVFPFVFITIACGAVSGFHALISSGTTSKLLANERDIRMIGYGSMALESFVGIMAMIAACVLDPGVFFAINSPAGVVGATAREAVNAISAWGFPVTVAQMEELAREMGETTLFARTGGAPSLAVGMASIFGSAFGDRLLAVWYHFAIMFEALFILTALDAGTRVGRFMLQDLLGNLWKPLSQTSWYPSVLLTSGLVVGAWGYFLYIGVIDPNGGVNILWPLFGISNQMLAAIALSVATGILVKSGKLKYAWVTGAPLAWLAIITTTAAWQKIASDDPGVGFLAGASELAAQLRSGALPLEEAAVAPQLIFNQRLDAGLTVFFVIVVWVIIIDMLRLCYRHIQGMPVRPLTETPHAPTRLTERSTA
- a CDS encoding YbdD/YjiX family protein — its product is MSGKVLFAIWQFIRELSGDDAYERYLRHCERNHPEQAPLSRRAFWDGQLDRKWSGVNRCC